TAGAAAAGTTGTAGAAAATTTCCTCTACCGTGACAACAGTGACGTTACAGTTTAAAAATTCTGTTTACAAATTAGAACGAAGCAGCTTCTCATCGGGTCCAGATACTTTTGCCTTCGAACATCGTAGATGCCTCTAGACTCGAGACGATATTTCTTAGATTCACTTGTCGTTCTAAAATAACAGGGGGAAACGTAATCGTTGTAAATTGTTTCGCTACTAATACGTGGGCCTtaagtaataaatatattacgACTACTGTATCCACTACGTTATCGTTAAAAGCAGGCATACAGAAAAGATTTTTCTTAGTCTCTCTCTTTAAAAGGAATTGGTGCACTGCGAGAATCTCTTTCAGTATAAAATTTGGCACCGCTCTGTTAGTTGTTCTCTCTATATTATAAGGGCTAACGAACATTCCCTTCACCTCGAGAACCTTTACAGGCCCGTTCTCTAAAAAGACAGGGTGTACGAGTTTAGTTTTGATTCGACGTTGCCCTCGCATCTGAAAAGTGCAATTACGAGAGTCCCTTTCGTTTCTTCCCCTTCGACGTTGCACATTAATACTTCCGTTAGCGAACAATTTGTTATTTGCTTAGTGAGGAAGGCTCGGTTATAATTCGTTTTACGAATACTGTACGAAACGCACGCCTCTCGTCTAAAACTACATTGCCCACGCGTGGAAACGCCGCACAGCGTGATCGAGCTCGACGAATTTCCATCGAATTATGCGAGTAACGGATAGGAATCTGATACAAGCGAGAAACGAAAGAACAGAATCCCTCGCGCGATAGAGCAACGCAATAAATTATTGGAACATCTCGTTCGATCGTGAACGGTTTACGAGTAACGAAATAATCGACGACCTTATGCTGCGTCTGGATTAGAATGGTAAGCCTAATTAAAATCTAAAATTAAAGCACGTCAGAGTCCCACCAAGTAACTCCAGGATTATGCATCGCAACGGTGTAACTCATAATTCGTGGTTAGTTTAAAAGATCGATGGATCGGCTCGTAATTGAAATGCCCTCTACAACTTATAATCTATGATCAGGCACATGTTGATTTCCTGTCGCAATAACGAGGGTCGCTTGGAGAATACATTTCGGTTGAAATCAGGCGATAAAAATCCGATAACGAGCGCCACTGCTTGCTTGCAATAATGTGCACACAACGCTGTTACACGAGCATTAAAACGAATCAAACTTAACTACGAGTGTACAGTATGTTCCATGCACTTTCTTTTTGGTAGCCATTCTCTTAATCAACGTCGTCTCGAGACGAATTAACGGGACAGAATAATAataagcagttgtaaagaattTCTACGCACGACGGAACAAGTATAACGAAAGcttagcaaataaatagactCGCAGAACACGCAGCGCATTAAAATGTAACAATGGAATAGTCTCTagatttgttaaaaagaatcgCTTCTACGTCATCTTGCCAACGCAAACGTTACAACACTTAGGGCCGTATTAATAAAGAACAGTATATTCTCTTTCTCATCTTTCATTTATAGAAAAGTCAAGCGTCTGCCCCAACCCCGGCAGGATCGTCGCAGACGCTCCAGTTTTCGGTACAACAGttgctttaattttatttatacagccCATCACCGTGACCGAGGGACATTACTCATAACGCATCCGTATGTACAAATTCGTAGGGTTCTAgtagaatgaataattttttaacgtaaGAATCCAACTACGCACTCTCTTTATCTGTTAAGAGCCATCTTCTAAGGTCAGATTCTGCCAATGTAGCTAATATACTCGTTTAACTGGCAACTATACTGTATTTATATCCTCTCCTTCTCCCCGGCCCGCGCGAGAAATCGTTATACATCTCGcgaatagaaatttaattaatggAAGTCCCACTAGAGACAGAATTCGACCTTACACCGAGGACAGGTATACCGTTTACTCCCTATGCTTTACCGATAGGAAACCTTGAACTGTTAATTTGGCTGTTCAATTGTAATTTGATTAGTAGTAAATTGACATTTCCTTCTTCCCCTCTAATCCTTTCTTTCCCTCTCAGACAAGGCAGGTGTGCGGAATACTACTGACGCGTGTCGCGGGACACATACATAACCGTTCGTTCAATAAATAGATGATCAGTATCTTACTtaacttggggggggggggggattaaaATACTACTACTTATAAATTATGAAACACAACTAAGTGGTATTATACACAGAAGTAGTTGAGAGACACGACATTTAGAAATAAGATGAGACTACAGTTTCCTGGGCCACGCGATCTGTCCCTTACATTTGTGCTTAACTCTCTCACTGGTACTTTCGACGTGGGAAGACGATGAAATGGCTGACGGCAAGCATTTACTACTTCTACACCCAGGTACAAAAAACATACGCCTCTAAAAGCAGACTAAACGAAATTAGCATTCCGCGTCGCAGGGATGGGTTTGGCCTCGGGATATATGAATATACAAGTATGAGCAATCCGCGATAATACTTCCGCACGTTATTGCCTTCGAACCGCGCTCAAGTACCCCGCGCGTGGCCTGGCTTTTACTCATCTTCGGCCGCGGTGTCCAGCGGGGCGTCCATCGAGAATCGATTGAACACCTCGTGAAGAGGAGGTAGCGTCAGGTGCCACACTCTGCAACTAGTCCACATGTCTTCTGTTATTCTGAAACGCGTCGCTCCTTTATAGCGATTATTTCAGCTGCGAGCAACGGATCAGAAAGACTGTACCTACCTTACCATAGTGAAGAACCAGGCACACTTCAGAGATCCTTGTTCTGACGTGCCCAGCCCTAACTATTTTACAGGCCGATAATGAAGTGTTAAATCCGCTGAACTTTTCCAGATGAAATGCCTGACCTGAAATTTAACGAATAATGTGATTGCGATTCGAAAGACTCGTTGCTTCTGAAGTATATCTGCATATTCTTTTACAAGATCTGAGAAGGTACCGTTCTTAAATCCATAGAGGGGTCCAGAACTTGGTCGTTACATAAAAGTTCAACCTTTTCTTCGGCCAGCGAAGAGTTATCAGCGTTCGAATCTGTGTTCGTTCGGTCTCCTGCTGGAGATCCACCAGAAACTGTGTTCCCAGTGCCCGCCACTGATCCTGAGTCGCTTCCTGCGCCGAGCACTTTATCACATACATGCTCCGCCACTTTGcgaatttgtataaaatcattTGCAATCAAACGAtcccttgaaaaaaaaacggaaatatGGGAATTATGCAATCTACGAATCTGCAGAATCTGCGAATAAGTTGACTCGTTACATActtctttaaactttttatacCGGACGTGGCATGTGGAAGAAGGTAAAAAGGTATTTTAATAAATGGTGGAAGATTCTTATTGTCCACAACGATGTTCACTACCCATGATGGTACAGTTTCAGTTAATAAAACTCCTTCTGTTTCCCCTGCAGCATCCTTAACTAGTAATCTATACAGAGTCCTTCCTCCCACTTCGCTGAAACAAAATCCCAGCTTTATTATTGGCGACTGAATGAACAGGATGGCGGTTTCAATGATTACTGCATACCTAAATATAACAGGTGTATGACTAGGTACTGAGAATGTCTTTCCTCCTCTTATGTGTACAGGACCATTACCATCGTTGCTACTCCCCTCGTTTTCATCGTCAGCGTGTAGTCTCCACCAGTGCTTGAGCAAAGCTTGTAGCAGAAGATTCCCATAATTCACTGGAAAGAAAAGTAATACTTAGAGAACAATAAAAGGGAATATGAGTTCTAGTAAAGCGAGCGTTACCTTTCTGATCGACCGCATCATTTTCTGCGAGGCCTGTTTCTCTTGCAGAGACCCACGCAGAGAAGCAGTCGTTCTCATCCTGACCCAAATGAATGGTCAACATCTACGAACATGCGAATATTTACTGTTACAATCGGTGCCTCAACTCCTGATGTTTTAGTCGGTTTAAGTAATTGTATAATTATGTACCCCAGTTTTAAGATCTACACTGAACCAATTTGGAACGTACACCAtgttatttcttttctttatctcCTGCTCGAAGTCTACCCTTCCTAAATCCTCGACCTTGCATGCCTTCAATACATCGTACAGGGCCACATTCTCCTCGGTATCTTTCGTTAAAACGTATCTGCGATCATTCAAAACGTGGCAGTGCCGTATCGCAGGGCCACCCAGTATCTTTTGCGCAGGGTCTAAATTCTCCGCGACGTTCGAAGTTACTCCGCTATCGGAGTCATAGTCGTGATCAATTTCGAATTCTTGCCAATCTTTCTGGCTTATGGACTGCAACGGGTTTCACAACATTAAGTCACTTATACTCCCGACAGACGTTTAATCTTGTTTGTAACACGCTAGATCATTACCCAATTATTTATCGTAGACTCGCTAGTCGCCACCCAAATGCTAGACTGATCGGGCGTCATAGCCATCTTTAGCACAGGCGCTTTCTCTTCGCATATAATGGTGTATCTTTCGGGATAACTTAATTCGGTCATTACGACTGTCTTATCTCTACCTCCCGATATCACATGGCTGAAGGTGTCTGTCGCCTAACAATTACAGTTCCAATTTAATAAATCCGCTCGAACTGCGCTTGAACATATGGTTACACAAGGAAAAACATGTTACAATTACCAGTAATGCCCAAACACCTTCTTTATGTACCCTAAAGGTTTGAATACACCTTTGCTGCCCCAGCGACCATAATTTAATCGTCCCGTCAGAGCTAGCGGACAGACACTGGGTACCATCTCTATTTAATACCAACGCTTTAATATTATCCATATGACCGCGAAGTTTCATTAATTTACTGCAACACCTCGGATCCCATACTCTCAGAACTTTCTCCGTACTACCGCTCACGATGATCGTACCAATCTGATTCATGGCAAGGCTATATATGGAGTCTTTATTCCCGCTAAGAGACGACGCTGCAAAATACCAGAACGCACTGTAAAAAACAAACTTAACGATAGAAGCAAGGAAAAATCCGTTAACAATCTCTGCTTTACTTGTCACTGTGTTGTTGCTCGCCGTAAGAGCCGTTAACGTATTAACGTCCCATAGGAAGATCAATTTATCTAAACCCGCGCTAGCGACCTGCTCCCTATCTTTAGCGTACGCTAGAGCTTTCACGTAGTCCTTGTGTGTTCTCAACGTAGACATACAAAAACCTTTGTGTGCATTCCATACtttcaccgtcgtgtccgagcTGGCCGATATCACTGTAAATAAAACATGAACGCATAACGTCACTCGTTTTAAACAAACCTTAGGCCAgtgttgactaactggtggctcacaGGCCACCGGGTGCACCtcccttgctgctacgctgtacagtccccctccatacctattaGACTCTGACGAttgcagtcaaaaagagaaggaaagaaggagaaatccaccgcgatcgtcagagtctggtaggcatGGAggagggccgttcagcgtagcagcaacgTGGAGGAGCCCCctgtggctcgcgagccaccagttagtcaaccctgcctTAGGCGATAAAACAAGAAGCTACGTACGATTCTTGCCACCGCAACATAATACTATATCATTGACCCAATCGGTATGATGCTCCATAGACTGAATGTACGGCTCCTTCATATTCTTGCAGTTCCATATCCTTATAATACTATCTCTGCCCGCGGAATAGAGCCTATTCCAAGCCGGATCGTACTGCAACGAATTCACTCCAGCCCTATGCCGCTTCTCTACTTCGTCCCTTATAACCATGGATACCTTTGGCGAAAACAGAAAGCAAAGCATGTAATCTCACGAAGCGTGGAATCTTAAGTAAGCTAACGATCCCTTCGCAGAATTAATAGGTAAGCGTTCTCGAAAGAATCTCCCTCTACCAAAGCTATGCAAATGAagcgtttcttttccttttaatttaaaagatagAATCGTCAGCGCTCCTCGAGTCTCGGCCATACGCCGATGCTCGGTCTCGCGAGACCCTCCTCGTTCATAGAAACGACGTTCCCCCCGTTTGAAGGACGATGCGAAGAGGTGTTGCTGAAAACGGTAAGACAGGTGTGCCCCGCAAGTACCTGGACTTTCTTCCGGGCGCTCTGGCCCCCTGTCTTATGAGCTGCCATTATACCGCGAACTGTTCCGTGGTTTCGAGCGAAACGATAACGACGGGGCGCATTCGAGGTGCACGATTATGCTGCGGCGCGTCCACGTTGCGGTGCCTCGAGTCCACGTAGCAGTTTCATCGCCGATCACTCTGGAAACCTTACGCGACCGTGCGTGGCTGCGTGTCTCGCGCTCGCAAAAAATAATCCAGCGCACATCACGGCCTGAAGCTCGCGGGCAGCTGTCGTCTAGCGATTTCCGGCGACGGTTGCTCGCTCGCGTTCATGACCGTCGGAACCAGAGCCGCGTTCGTGTAGTCCTAAACGCCGGTGTCAATAAGCTCCCCGATGTCACGCACGTTAAGTTACATCACGTTTCACAGCGTCCGACAACGCTTCGACTCCATTGTTGTGATTGAATAAAGCCGGATATATCGCTTGATTCTGCTTCCGATAACGGCCGAAGGTATCCACTCGCAGGTGTGTCGGGAATATACCGTGACTCCTGCAAGCGTAACGCGCACTGATGGGaaatgattaaatgaatttatgaatccgGAGTATCGGTATTTTCAACAGCCGCACGGGATATTCGGGGCCAATAGTTGAACGAGATACGGTTGCGAGGGTAAGTGACCACCTGCGGTAATCGGCCAATGGGGGATGCGAATCAATGGGATTGACTGGCATTTGGGCGAATACGCGTTTGTTGTACTTTGCCGGAGTACGGtgattggttcgttgttggtgTTCATTAGATAGGTTTTGGTCGATCTTTGGAAACTGGAGGATATGAAGTTATTGGGTGAGATACGAAATTATGCTTTGTGAACACTTGTTGTAGGAGCAAAGGCtggttcagacacgtcgagtaatttacggcaaattccacttacgcccaaatcgcccgtgattttcattaagttaGGTTTTCCCCAttcgcgactggacgcatcgtcaagaatttcaaagtcgattttctcgaaaatgatgcgcaataacaaaaaatattattccttttcctcgactTATTCACTTGTTATAaatcgaaaaggaagagtaacttttattcatatcgtgtttcattttcgagaaaatcgacccTAGTCGAGTAGCGGGTAGcgaataatttagtaatttttcgtgtgtgaacactaaaatttagtcaagtagtttagtaaaacaatggtaaattactaaattactgacTACTCTTactgtctgttccagcctttacgtTGAGCTTTTATTGAAAAGTACAAATCGAGCTTATTTACTGAAAACACTTGTAATCTCgctatatttaatattaattctaaatACTAGTGGCGTTGTGATGATATTCTATTCCGAATCGATAACGTCGCGTGCGACACGAAAGTGATATATGCATCTCTCAAACATATCTATACCATACCTAGTCGGTGACAAAACATATCTCCTTAATTTACATATTCATCGCTAGATGGtacttgttttctatttcagacttTCATCACCACTTAATACTCCCAAACACCTGAAGCAATACTTCCCCCTCGCACAGCACCAAACCCGCCAATGCCAAAAAGCGAATACTccgttttaaaattcaaatatccAAACTGTTCCTGCCGATTCCCCATCCATCGCGGCGTTCCAAAACACATCGGGACGCCGTCTGGCGAGAATCTGCCGCACTAATTTCGTTCGGAAAGTCAGCATCCGGCTCCGGTAAGCCCGTCGAAGAGGCGAGAGTATCCGTCAGTCGAGCATCGCCATTTTTGTGGTGTGAAAAGTTCTTGACTCTCGGCGGCGGAGTATCGTTTGCCAGCTGGTGAACGGGCGGCTGCATCGACGTGTCTAGCGTCCGCCAGCGAGCTCTGCGT
The nucleotide sequence above comes from Andrena cerasifolii isolate SP2316 chromosome 2, iyAndCera1_principal, whole genome shotgun sequence. Encoded proteins:
- the LOC143378880 gene encoding WD repeat-containing protein 48, whose translation is MAAHKTGGQSARKKVQVSMVIRDEVEKRHRAGVNSLQYDPAWNRLYSAGRDSIIRIWNCKNMKEPYIQSMEHHTDWVNDIVLCCGGKNLISASSDTTVKVWNAHKGFCMSTLRTHKDYVKALAYAKDREQVASAGLDKLIFLWDVNTLTALTASNNTVTTSSLSGNKDSIYSLAMNQIGTIIVSGSTEKVLRVWDPRCCSKLMKLRGHMDNIKALVLNRDGTQCLSASSDGTIKLWSLGQQRCIQTFRVHKEGVWALLATDTFSHVISGGRDKTVVMTELSYPERYTIICEEKAPVLKMAMTPDQSSIWVATSESTINNWSISQKDWQEFEIDHDYDSDSGVTSNVAENLDPAQKILGGPAIRHCHVLNDRRYVLTKDTEENVALYDVLKACKVEDLGRVDFEQEIKKRNNMVYVPNWFSVDLKTGMLTIHLGQDENDCFSAWVSARETGLAENDAVDQKVNYGNLLLQALLKHWWRLHADDENEGSSNDGNGPVHIRGGKTFSVPSHTPVIFSEVGGRTLYRLLVKDAAGETEGVLLTETVPSWVVNIVVDNKNLPPFIKIPFYLLPHATSGIKSLKKDRLIANDFIQIRKVAEHVCDKVLGAGSDSGSVAGTGNTVSGGSPAGDRTNTDSNADNSSLAEEKVELLCNDQVLDPSMDLRTVRHFIWKSSADLTLHYRPVK